Proteins encoded within one genomic window of Macaca fascicularis isolate 582-1 chromosome 16, T2T-MFA8v1.1:
- the MSL1 gene encoding male-specific lethal 1 homolog isoform X2: MTMRSAVFKAAAAPAGGNPEQRLDYERAAALGGPEDEPGAAEAHFLPRHRKLKEPGPPLASSQGGSPAPSPAGCGGKGRGLLLPAGAAPGQQEESWGGSVPLPCPPPATKQAGIGGEPAAAGCSPRPKYQAVLPIQTGSLVAAAKEPTPWAGDKGGAASPAATASDPAGPPPLPLPGPPPLAPTATAGTLAASEGRWKSMRKSPLGGGGGSGASSQAACLKQILLLQLDLIEQQQQQLQAKEKEIEELKSERDTLLARIERMERRMQLVKKDNEKERHKLFQGYETEEREETELSEKIKLECQPELSETSQTLPPKPFSCGRSGKGHKRKSPFGSTERKTPVKKLAPEFSKVKTKTPKHSPIKEEPCGSLSETVCKRELRSQETPEKPRSSVDTPPRLSTPQKGPSTHPKEKAFSSEIEDLPYLSTTEMYLCRWHQPPPSPLPLRESSPKKEETVAIPSWRDHSVEPLRDPNPSDLLENLDDSVFSKRHAKLELDEKRRKRWDIQRIREQRILQRLQLRMYKKKGIQESEPEVTSFFPEPDDVESLMITPFLPVVAFGRPLPKLTPQNFELPWLDERSRCRLEIQKKQTPHRTCRK, translated from the exons ATGACCATGAGATCCGCGGTGTTCAAGGCGGCCGCGGCCCCTGCCGGCGGCAACCCTGAGCAGCGACTGGACTACGAGCGGGCTGCGGCGCTGGGCGGGCCCGAGGACGAGCCCGGGGCGGCCGAAGCCCACTTCCTCCCCCGGCACCGTAAGCTCAAGGAGCCGGGGCCCCCGCTGGCCTCCTCCCAGGGCGGGAGCCCCGCGCCTTCCCCGGCCGGCTGCGGCGGCAAGGGCCGGGGCTTGTTACTCCCGGCCGGGGCGGCCCCCGGGCAGCAGGAAGAGAGCTGGGGCGGTTCGGTGCCCTTGCCCTGTCCGCCCCCGGCCACCAAGCAAGCCGGCATTGGGGGGGAGCCCGCCGCAGCCGGCTGCAGCCCCCGGCCCAAGTATCAGGCGGTGCTGCCCATTCAGACGGGCTCTCTCGTGGCGGCGGCCAAAGAGCCTACGCCCTGGGCTGGGGACAAGGGTGGGGCGGCCTCCCCCGCTGCCACCGCCTCGGACCCGGCGGGACCCCCACCACTACCTCTGCCCGGGCCGCCACCCCTCGCGCCCACCGCCACCGCCGGGACCCTGGCGGCCAGCGAGGGCAGATGGAAGAGTATGAGGAAGAGCCCTCTCGGGGGTGGTGGCGGCTCGGGAGCTTCCAGTCAGGCCGCCTGCCTCAAACAGATCCTTCTGCTGCAATTGGACCTCATcgaacagcagcagcagcagctgcaggccAAGGAAAAGGAGATCGAGGAGCTGAAGTCAGAGAGAGACACG CTCCTTGCTCGGATTGAACGTATGGAAAGGCGGATGCAGCTGGTAAAGAAGGATAACGAGAAAGAAAGGCACAAGCTGTTTCAGGGCTATGAAactgaagagagagaggaaacagaGCTATCTGAGAAAATTAAACTGGAGTGCCAGCCGGAGCTTTCTGAGACATCCcagactctgcctcccaagccTTTCTCATGTGGGCGGAGTGGAAAGGGACATAAAAG GAAATCCCCATTTGGAAGTACAGAAAGAAAGACTCCTGTTAAAAAGCTGGCTCCtgaattttcaaaagtcaaaacaaaaactCCTAAGCACTCTCCTATTAAAGAGGAACCCTGTGGTTCCTTATCTGAAACTGTTTGTAAACGTGAATTGAGGAGCCAAGAAACCCCAGAAAAGCCCCGGTCTTCAGTGGACACCCCACCAAGACTCTCCACTCCCCAAAAGGGACCCAGCACCCATCCCAAGGAGAAAGCCTTCTCAAGTGAGATAGAAGATTTGCCGTACCTTTCcaccacagaaatgtatttgtgTCGTTGGCACCAGCCTCCCCCATCACCGTTACCATTACGGGAATCCTCTCCAAAGAAGGAGGAGACTGTAGCAA ttccttcTTGGAGGGACCACTCAGTAGAGCCTCTAAGGGACCCAAATCCTTCAGACCTTTTGGAG AACCTGGATGACAGTGTGTTTTCGAAGCGGCATGCAAAACTGGAGCTGgatgagaagagaaggaaaag ATGGGATATTCAGAGGATCAGGGAACAAAGAATTTTACAGCGACTGCAGCTcagaatgtataaaaagaaaggaattcagGAATCTGAGCCTGAGGTTACCTCATTTTTCCCTGAGCCAGATGATG TTGAAAGTTTGATGATTACCCCCTTCTTGCCTGTTGTAGCATTTGGACGACCATTACCAAAATTAACTCCACA GAATTTTGAGCTACCCTGGTTGGATGAGCGTAGCCGATGCAGGTTGGAGATCCAGAAGAAGCAAACACCTCACCGGACGTGTAGGAAATAG
- the MSL1 gene encoding male-specific lethal 1 homolog isoform X1, which produces MTMRSAVFKAAAAPAGGNPEQRLDYERAAALGGPEDEPGAAEAHFLPRHRKLKEPGPPLASSQGGSPAPSPAGCGGKGRGLLLPAGAAPGQQEESWGGSVPLPCPPPATKQAGIGGEPAAAGCSPRPKYQAVLPIQTGSLVAAAKEPTPWAGDKGGAASPAATASDPAGPPPLPLPGPPPLAPTATAGTLAASEGRWKSMRKSPLGGGGGSGASSQAACLKQILLLQLDLIEQQQQQLQAKEKEIEELKSERDTLLARIERMERRMQLVKKDNEKERHKLFQGYETEEREETELSEKIKLECQPELSETSQTLPPKPFSCGRSGKGHKRKSPFGSTERKTPVKKLAPEFSKVKTKTPKHSPIKEEPCGSLSETVCKRELRSQETPEKPRSSVDTPPRLSTPQKGPSTHPKEKAFSSEIEDLPYLSTTEMYLCRWHQPPPSPLPLRESSPKKEETVARCLMPSSVAGETSVLAVPSWRDHSVEPLRDPNPSDLLENLDDSVFSKRHAKLELDEKRRKRWDIQRIREQRILQRLQLRMYKKKGIQESEPEVTSFFPEPDDVESLMITPFLPVVAFGRPLPKLTPQNFELPWLDERSRCRLEIQKKQTPHRTCRK; this is translated from the exons ATGACCATGAGATCCGCGGTGTTCAAGGCGGCCGCGGCCCCTGCCGGCGGCAACCCTGAGCAGCGACTGGACTACGAGCGGGCTGCGGCGCTGGGCGGGCCCGAGGACGAGCCCGGGGCGGCCGAAGCCCACTTCCTCCCCCGGCACCGTAAGCTCAAGGAGCCGGGGCCCCCGCTGGCCTCCTCCCAGGGCGGGAGCCCCGCGCCTTCCCCGGCCGGCTGCGGCGGCAAGGGCCGGGGCTTGTTACTCCCGGCCGGGGCGGCCCCCGGGCAGCAGGAAGAGAGCTGGGGCGGTTCGGTGCCCTTGCCCTGTCCGCCCCCGGCCACCAAGCAAGCCGGCATTGGGGGGGAGCCCGCCGCAGCCGGCTGCAGCCCCCGGCCCAAGTATCAGGCGGTGCTGCCCATTCAGACGGGCTCTCTCGTGGCGGCGGCCAAAGAGCCTACGCCCTGGGCTGGGGACAAGGGTGGGGCGGCCTCCCCCGCTGCCACCGCCTCGGACCCGGCGGGACCCCCACCACTACCTCTGCCCGGGCCGCCACCCCTCGCGCCCACCGCCACCGCCGGGACCCTGGCGGCCAGCGAGGGCAGATGGAAGAGTATGAGGAAGAGCCCTCTCGGGGGTGGTGGCGGCTCGGGAGCTTCCAGTCAGGCCGCCTGCCTCAAACAGATCCTTCTGCTGCAATTGGACCTCATcgaacagcagcagcagcagctgcaggccAAGGAAAAGGAGATCGAGGAGCTGAAGTCAGAGAGAGACACG CTCCTTGCTCGGATTGAACGTATGGAAAGGCGGATGCAGCTGGTAAAGAAGGATAACGAGAAAGAAAGGCACAAGCTGTTTCAGGGCTATGAAactgaagagagagaggaaacagaGCTATCTGAGAAAATTAAACTGGAGTGCCAGCCGGAGCTTTCTGAGACATCCcagactctgcctcccaagccTTTCTCATGTGGGCGGAGTGGAAAGGGACATAAAAG GAAATCCCCATTTGGAAGTACAGAAAGAAAGACTCCTGTTAAAAAGCTGGCTCCtgaattttcaaaagtcaaaacaaaaactCCTAAGCACTCTCCTATTAAAGAGGAACCCTGTGGTTCCTTATCTGAAACTGTTTGTAAACGTGAATTGAGGAGCCAAGAAACCCCAGAAAAGCCCCGGTCTTCAGTGGACACCCCACCAAGACTCTCCACTCCCCAAAAGGGACCCAGCACCCATCCCAAGGAGAAAGCCTTCTCAAGTGAGATAGAAGATTTGCCGTACCTTTCcaccacagaaatgtatttgtgTCGTTGGCACCAGCCTCCCCCATCACCGTTACCATTACGGGAATCCTCTCCAAAGAAGGAGGAGACTGTAGCAA GGTGTCTGATGCCATCAAGTGTTGCAGGAGAAACTTCAGTCTTGGCTG ttccttcTTGGAGGGACCACTCAGTAGAGCCTCTAAGGGACCCAAATCCTTCAGACCTTTTGGAG AACCTGGATGACAGTGTGTTTTCGAAGCGGCATGCAAAACTGGAGCTGgatgagaagagaaggaaaag ATGGGATATTCAGAGGATCAGGGAACAAAGAATTTTACAGCGACTGCAGCTcagaatgtataaaaagaaaggaattcagGAATCTGAGCCTGAGGTTACCTCATTTTTCCCTGAGCCAGATGATG TTGAAAGTTTGATGATTACCCCCTTCTTGCCTGTTGTAGCATTTGGACGACCATTACCAAAATTAACTCCACA GAATTTTGAGCTACCCTGGTTGGATGAGCGTAGCCGATGCAGGTTGGAGATCCAGAAGAAGCAAACACCTCACCGGACGTGTAGGAAATAG